A window of Campylobacter ureolyticus contains these coding sequences:
- a CDS encoding sensor histidine kinase, giving the protein MKKLDVIFDNLISNAIKYSDENSKISLFLDKNKFEILNFGEKIEAKNLNDIFKKYARFSKAQAGFGIGLSLVKKYSDELNYKISCKADDNKTKFILEF; this is encoded by the coding sequence ATAAAAAAACTTGATGTAATTTTTGATAATTTAATCTCAAATGCTATAAAATATAGCGATGAAAATAGTAAAATTTCTCTTTTTTTAGATAAAAATAAATTTGAAATTTTAAATTTTGGAGAAAAAATAGAAGCTAAAAATTTAAATGATATTTTTAAAAAATATGCAAGATTTAGCAAAGCTCAAGCTGGTTTTGGAATAGGACTAAGCTTGGTTAAAAAATACAGCGATGAGCTTAATTATAAAATTTCATGCAAAGCAGATGACAATAAAACTAAATTTATACTTGAATTTTAA
- a CDS encoding endonuclease/exonuclease/phosphatase family protein encodes MKLFLTLIFSFYFLVAGELKIATFNVENLFDATIQGTEYNDFRTNWNNAKFRAKLKNISNIIKDLNADIIALQEIENKGVLNELAKESGYKYILFSKDLKAPVGVGIMSKIPFYSTAIKKITEVKTRDILKADFLFEGQKFSVFTTHLLTFKNGDYKRKINAKALENFTKNTKNAIVLGDFNTEFKPNSLVAEISKNNDLVNLWSTFFSKKSSHISGRAIDHILLSKSFFKDSNLIYKKNSFNVFNNSKYFNRNLNVSDHYPLFFTIVANSKYKTPNFISDVKKIDDFYEKDDVLFPLTLKNLAVVYKDKFGFSLADENKRGVYFFSRNNIIELSDLVEVKIYSTNYHNGNFQVDKFEIKKLGKVRNLTDFMLDNPIISRHGDVLKSINGDVFNGYINTKFGKFKIHSFNKKINNGKNQTFENVFVTNFKGSKELIVK; translated from the coding sequence ATGAAGTTATTTTTGACTTTAATTTTTAGTTTTTATTTTTTGGTTGCTGGTGAGCTTAAAATCGCTACTTTTAATGTTGAAAATTTATTTGATGCAACTATTCAAGGAACTGAATATAATGATTTTAGAACAAATTGGAATAATGCTAAATTCAGAGCAAAACTTAAAAATATTTCAAACATTATAAAGGATTTAAATGCTGATATTATAGCTCTTCAAGAGATTGAAAATAAAGGTGTTTTAAACGAACTTGCTAAAGAATCTGGCTATAAGTATATTTTATTTTCAAAAGATTTAAAAGCCCCAGTTGGAGTCGGAATAATGTCAAAAATTCCTTTTTATAGTACAGCTATAAAAAAAATAACAGAAGTTAAAACAAGGGATATTTTAAAGGCTGATTTTTTATTTGAAGGTCAGAAATTTAGTGTTTTTACAACTCACTTGTTAACATTTAAAAATGGTGATTATAAGAGAAAGATAAATGCAAAAGCCTTGGAGAATTTCACTAAAAATACTAAAAATGCTATTGTTTTAGGAGATTTTAATACCGAATTTAAACCAAATTCATTGGTTGCAGAAATATCTAAAAATAATGATTTAGTAAATTTATGGAGCACATTTTTTTCTAAAAAGAGCTCGCATATTAGTGGGCGAGCGATTGATCATATTTTACTTAGTAAAAGTTTTTTTAAAGATTCAAATTTAATTTATAAAAAAAATAGCTTTAATGTTTTTAATAATTCAAAATATTTTAATAGAAATTTAAATGTTTCAGACCATTATCCTTTGTTTTTTACTATCGTTGCAAACTCTAAATACAAAACTCCAAATTTTATAAGTGATGTAAAAAAAATTGATGATTTTTATGAAAAAGATGATGTTTTATTTCCTTTGACGCTAAAAAACTTAGCTGTTGTTTATAAAGATAAATTTGGCTTTAGTTTGGCTGATGAAAATAAAAGAGGTGTTTATTTTTTTAGTAGAAACAATATTATAGAGCTATCTGATTTAGTAGAAGTTAAAATTTACAGTACCAATTATCATAATGGTAATTTTCAGGTTGATAAATTTGAGATAAAAAAATTAGGAAAAGTTAGAAATTTGACTGATTTTATGCTTGATAATCCAATAATTTCAAGACATGGGGATGTTTTAAAAAGCATAAACGGTGATGTTTTCAATGGCTATATAAACACAAAATTTGGCAAATTTAAAATTCATAGTTTTAATAAAAAAATAAATAATGGTAAAAATCAGACCTTTGAGAATGTTTTTGTAACAAATTTTAAAGGCAGTAAGGAGCTTATTGTAAAATGA
- the purU gene encoding formyltetrahydrofolate deformylase: MKKYILKIYSEDEKGLIYRISDVIFKFGLNIAKNHEFVDHEVNKFFYRAEIHTDEDIDKCALTGLLSAMLGSKAHIELIEAKKKNIVIMATKETHCLGDLLIKNYSKEINANILSVIANYDDLRDLVEKFGIKFHCVEAGDLDRLEHEKKILEVLKEYDIDYIVLAKYMRILSPNFVNAYKKKIINIHHSFLPAFIGANPYKQAFERGVKIVGATAHFVNNDLDEGPIITQDIIRVNHEMNWKEMRVAGRNVEKNVLASALELVFDDRVFVYNNKTVIF, translated from the coding sequence ATGAAAAAGTATATTTTAAAAATTTACAGTGAAGATGAAAAAGGATTAATTTATAGAATTTCAGATGTTATTTTTAAATTTGGTTTAAATATAGCTAAAAACCACGAATTTGTAGATCATGAAGTTAATAAGTTTTTTTATAGGGCTGAAATTCACACTGATGAAGATATTGATAAGTGTGCTTTAACTGGGCTTTTAAGTGCGATGCTTGGCTCAAAAGCTCACATAGAGCTAATAGAAGCAAAGAAAAAAAATATTGTTATTATGGCTACGAAAGAAACCCATTGTCTTGGTGATTTATTAATAAAAAATTACAGCAAAGAAATTAATGCAAATATCTTATCTGTTATTGCAAACTATGATGATTTAAGAGATTTGGTTGAAAAATTTGGTATAAAATTTCACTGTGTTGAGGCCGGAGATTTAGACCGATTAGAGCATGAAAAAAAGATATTAGAGGTACTAAAAGAGTATGATATTGACTATATAGTTTTAGCAAAATATATGAGAATTTTATCACCAAATTTTGTAAATGCATACAAAAAGAAAATCATAAACATTCACCACTCATTTTTACCTGCATTTATAGGTGCAAATCCTTATAAACAGGCATTTGAAAGAGGAGTTAAAATAGTTGGAGCAACAGCTCATTTTGTAAATAATGATCTTGATGAAGGGCCAATTATTACTCAAGATATAATTAGAGTAAATCATGAAATGAATTGGAAAGAGATGAGAGTTGCTGGTAGAAATGTAGAAAAAAATGTTCTTGCAAGCGCGTTAGAGCTTGTATTTGATGATAGAGTTTTTGTTTATAATAATAAAACAGTGATTTTTTAA
- a CDS encoding sensor histidine kinase — protein sequence MKTLYDSNLKLIIQKNSFELSSILKELNFLVKTQNSILNYDFTQNGDILFFIKDLNSGEILKKDFVLNDKKDLKQISKHIFISNKEFYLSDNIHAKKRVLNYNVILKDKTYKKEINLLFIKISIIFIFSFIFLSFVGYFIIRLSLRPLFDKISSLNSFIENATHDINTPLSVILMSIEMFDKNPKKYLLNIKKASNNLSSLNDKLINLTLKNLPNNLEFINLKDFLKEKISYFSPMMSEKNLSFDSNLNNVALKN from the coding sequence ATGAAAACTTTATACGATTCAAATTTAAAATTAATTATTCAAAAAAACAGTTTTGAGCTTTCAAGTATTTTAAAAGAGTTAAATTTTTTAGTAAAGACACAAAATAGTATTTTAAACTATGATTTTACTCAAAATGGAGATATTTTATTTTTTATAAAAGATTTAAATTCTGGAGAAATTTTAAAAAAAGACTTTGTTTTAAATGATAAAAAAGACTTAAAACAAATTAGTAAGCATATTTTTATATCAAATAAAGAGTTTTATTTATCAGATAATATACATGCTAAAAAAAGAGTTTTAAACTATAATGTAATTTTAAAAGATAAAACCTATAAAAAAGAAATAAATCTTCTTTTTATTAAAATTTCAATTATTTTTATATTTTCTTTTATATTTTTATCTTTTGTTGGATATTTTATAATTCGCCTTTCACTTAGACCTTTATTTGATAAAATTTCATCTTTAAATTCTTTTATAGAAAATGCAACTCATGATATAAATACACCATTAAGTGTGATTTTGATGAGTATTGAAATGTTTGACAAAAATCCAAAAAAATATCTTTTAAATATAAAAAAAGCCTCCAATAATTTATCTAGCTTAAACGATAAGCTAATAAATCTAACCTTAAAAAATTTACCAAACAATTTAGAATTTATAAATTTAAAGGACTTTTTAAAAGAAAAGATAAGTTATTTTAGCCCTATGATGAGTGAAAAAAATTTAAGTTTTGATTCAAATTTAAATAACGTGGCTTTAAAAAACTGA
- the glyS gene encoding glycine--tRNA ligase subunit beta: protein MRLLIEIGVEELPAIPFLKEYKNILPKWQKVLEKFEIKADFSFDFTPRRMVLDSSNFPNKQDDKVVEQIGAPKRIAIKDGIWSKAAVSFAKKCGIDEDKLGFKKIGNDEFLYYEYTQKGKDVKEILSDMINDFLKELHFGKEMRWGNGEFEFIRPIRSLAVCLDNENVEMQIYGVRSKLAFYPHRSFGYDLVEFKSADEYYEKLAKNGIILNSKKREEKILNEFKNLEKNNSFEIEKDKDLLNEVIAITEHPTALKGEFDKEFLNVPDEVIITSMKENQRYFPVFNNGKLTNNFVFVSNAVCDDDSLIVNGNERVLKARLSDAMFFWQSDLKNGLNPDSLKNVLYIKELGSIYDKELREIKIALNLAKLYKNELEKEVGKEYEKLLERAIILSKADLTTLMVDEFGELQGIMGSYYAKTMGENENIVKAIKEQYLPDGEKSELPSSIFSSIVALSFKLDSLMGLFSVGKIPSGTKDPYALRRAANGIIKIVLNKNLNFNLNKILEEISPNYTKFDLQILQDFIFDRLNTVYDANISIINACLKSGESDIKNLNNSILALDEISKKESFKENFSTFKRLANIIKDEKIKKVDDSLISQNAERELNNAFNSLKLDLKDSESYLNELFGLKEKIDKFFDEIMINVDDESLKANRIAIIGQIYNSFLKVADIKEISF from the coding sequence ATGAGATTATTGATTGAAATTGGAGTTGAAGAACTCCCAGCAATTCCTTTTTTAAAGGAGTATAAAAACATTTTACCAAAATGGCAAAAAGTATTAGAAAAATTTGAAATAAAAGCTGATTTTAGTTTTGATTTTACTCCTAGAAGAATGGTTTTAGATAGTAGTAATTTTCCAAATAAGCAAGATGATAAAGTTGTAGAACAAATTGGTGCTCCAAAAAGAATAGCTATAAAAGACGGCATTTGGAGTAAGGCCGCAGTTAGTTTTGCTAAAAAATGTGGTATAGATGAAGATAAACTTGGATTTAAAAAAATAGGCAATGATGAGTTTTTATACTATGAGTATACTCAAAAAGGAAAAGATGTAAAAGAAATTTTATCTGATATGATAAATGACTTTTTAAAAGAGCTTCATTTTGGAAAAGAGATGAGATGGGGTAATGGAGAATTTGAGTTCATAAGACCTATTAGATCATTAGCAGTTTGCCTGGATAATGAAAATGTTGAAATGCAAATTTATGGTGTGAGATCAAAACTTGCTTTTTATCCACATAGAAGCTTTGGTTATGATTTAGTTGAGTTTAAATCAGCTGATGAATATTACGAAAAACTTGCAAAAAATGGCATTATTTTAAATTCCAAAAAAAGAGAAGAAAAAATACTAAATGAGTTTAAAAATTTAGAAAAAAATAATTCATTTGAGATAGAAAAAGATAAAGATTTATTAAATGAAGTAATAGCCATAACCGAACACCCAACTGCTTTAAAAGGGGAGTTTGATAAGGAATTTTTAAATGTTCCAGATGAAGTTATAATAACATCAATGAAAGAAAATCAAAGATATTTCCCAGTTTTTAATAATGGCAAACTAACTAACAATTTTGTGTTTGTAAGTAATGCAGTTTGTGATGATGACTCTCTTATTGTTAATGGAAATGAAAGAGTTTTAAAAGCAAGATTAAGTGATGCGATGTTTTTTTGGCAAAGCGATCTCAAAAACGGTCTAAATCCAGATAGCTTAAAAAATGTTTTATATATAAAAGAACTAGGATCGATTTATGATAAGGAGTTAAGAGAGATAAAAATTGCTCTAAATTTGGCAAAACTTTATAAAAACGAGCTTGAAAAAGAGGTCGGAAAAGAGTATGAAAAACTTTTAGAAAGAGCAATTATTTTAAGCAAGGCTGATCTTACAACTTTGATGGTTGATGAGTTTGGCGAGCTTCAAGGAATTATGGGAAGTTATTATGCAAAAACAATGGGAGAAAATGAAAATATTGTAAAAGCCATAAAAGAGCAATATTTACCTGATGGTGAAAAAAGTGAGTTGCCAAGCTCTATTTTTAGTAGTATTGTTGCACTTAGCTTTAAGCTTGATTCATTAATGGGGCTTTTTTCAGTGGGAAAAATTCCAAGTGGAACAAAAGACCCATATGCTTTAAGAAGGGCTGCAAATGGTATAATAAAGATAGTTCTAAATAAAAATTTAAATTTTAATTTAAATAAAATTTTAGAAGAAATTTCTCCAAACTACACTAAATTTGACCTTCAAATTTTACAAGATTTTATTTTTGATAGATTAAATACTGTTTATGATGCAAATATTTCAATCATAAATGCTTGTTTAAAAAGTGGTGAAAGCGATATAAAAAATTTAAATAATTCAATTTTAGCTCTTGATGAAATAAGTAAAAAAGAAAGCTTTAAAGAAAATTTTTCTACTTTTAAAAGACTTGCAAATATCATAAAAGATGAAAAAATTAAAAAAGTTGATGATAGCTTGATTTCACAAAACGCCGAAAGGGAATTAAACAATGCATTTAACTCTTTAAAACTTGATTTAAAAGATAGCGAAAGTTACTTAAATGAACTTTTTGGATTAAAAGAAAAAATAGATAAGTTTTTTGATGAAATTATGATAAATGTTGATGATGAAAGTTTAAAAGCAAATCGAATTGCAATAATAGGCCAAATTTATAATTCATTTTTAAAAGTAGCTGACATAAAAGAGATAAGTTTTTAA
- a CDS encoding lipid-binding SYLF domain-containing protein, with protein MKKLLVFAFAFCLSLSADVFQNEQVYAAANVVKSFGCDNNNTVSEKYLENVKAVAIIPDVTRTGAIASTQRGKGVFSMRDLNGNWTPPIMITYSSFGAGPQVGIESADMILLFQTSKSFRDIFKGQDLLGLNAGGTIGEGSMAGRTTDLPEVSAYIVKTGKTSGVYFGASLDFGRIIIDDQATNDYYERIYDYQDILNGSPRDSKYTKMLKHALNVYLANDREKFRCDIDKFIVK; from the coding sequence ATGAAAAAATTATTAGTTTTTGCTTTTGCATTTTGCTTAAGCCTTAGTGCAGATGTTTTTCAAAACGAGCAAGTTTATGCTGCTGCAAATGTTGTAAAATCTTTTGGTTGTGATAACAACAACACAGTTTCTGAAAAATATCTAGAAAACGTCAAAGCTGTTGCAATTATCCCTGATGTAACTAGAACAGGTGCTATTGCTTCAACTCAAAGAGGAAAAGGTGTATTTTCTATGAGAGATTTAAATGGAAACTGGACACCACCAATCATGATAACATACTCAAGTTTTGGAGCAGGTCCACAAGTAGGAATAGAATCAGCTGATATGATACTACTTTTCCAAACAAGCAAATCTTTTAGAGATATTTTTAAAGGACAAGACTTACTTGGCTTAAATGCAGGTGGAACTATCGGAGAGGGAAGTATGGCAGGAAGAACTACTGATTTACCTGAAGTTTCAGCTTATATAGTAAAAACCGGTAAAACAAGTGGTGTTTATTTTGGAGCAAGTTTAGATTTTGGAAGAATTATTATAGATGATCAAGCTACAAATGATTATTATGAAAGAATCTATGACTACCAAGATATTTTAAATGGCTCTCCAAGAGATTCAAAATATACAAAGATGCTTAAACATGCTCTTAATGTATATTTAGCAAATGATAGAGAAAAATTTAGATGCGATATTGATAAATTTATCGTTAAATAA
- a CDS encoding response regulator transcription factor — protein sequence MSKILVLEDESMLNEMICEYLNANHHETTSVKSYEKALNLAYENDFDLWIFDVKVIGGNGFELLEELRNANKLTPCIFTTSLNDIKDLNKGFLSGCDDYLKKPFELAELLLRVNNLIKRNYAHKTNQIEDLGDNLSFDIYKKTLYKNGKAVNLSNKESRLLALFLQNKNCVLTREEIYSSIWDYDEIPSELSLRVYIRNLRKYLGKKIVSRPKVGYIYA from the coding sequence TTGTCTAAAATATTAGTTTTAGAAGATGAAAGTATGCTAAATGAGATGATTTGCGAATACTTAAACGCAAATCATCACGAAACAACTTCAGTAAAAAGTTATGAAAAAGCTTTAAATTTAGCTTATGAAAATGACTTTGATCTTTGGATTTTTGATGTTAAGGTAATTGGTGGAAATGGATTTGAGCTACTAGAAGAGCTTAGAAATGCAAACAAGCTAACGCCTTGTATATTTACAACTTCATTAAATGATATAAAAGATTTAAATAAAGGCTTTTTAAGTGGCTGTGATGATTATTTAAAAAAGCCATTTGAACTAGCAGAACTTCTTCTTAGAGTAAATAACTTAATAAAGCGAAATTATGCACACAAAACTAATCAAATAGAAGATCTTGGAGATAATCTTAGTTTTGATATTTATAAAAAAACACTTTATAAAAATGGCAAAGCTGTTAATTTATCAAATAAAGAAAGTCGCCTTTTAGCTCTTTTTTTACAAAACAAAAACTGTGTTTTAACTAGAGAAGAAATTTATAGTTCAATTTGGGATTATGATGAAATTCCAAGCGAATTAAGTCTAAGAGTTTATATAAGAAATCTTCGTAAATACTTAGGGAAAAAAATAGTCTCAAGACCAAAAGTAGGGTATATTTATGCGTAA
- a CDS encoding tRNA (cytidine(34)-2'-O)-methyltransferase, protein MFNIVLVNPQIPQNTGAIGRLCINANLNLHIIKPTVFSLEEKAVRRAGLDYWKKLDPIIWDSLDEFLKFYEDKFNKFYFATTKAKKKYFDVKFEDGDFILFGAESTGLPMWLMERNWQNAITIPMGKNGRSLNLAMSVGIIAYEAIRQNFSEINL, encoded by the coding sequence ATGTTTAATATTGTTTTAGTCAATCCTCAAATACCGCAAAATACAGGCGCAATTGGAAGACTTTGTATAAATGCTAATTTAAATTTACATATTATAAAACCAACAGTTTTTAGTCTTGAAGAAAAAGCTGTAAGAAGAGCTGGGTTGGACTATTGGAAGAAGCTTGATCCAATTATTTGGGATAGTTTAGATGAGTTTTTAAAATTTTATGAGGATAAATTTAATAAATTTTATTTTGCTACTACAAAAGCCAAAAAAAAATATTTTGACGTTAAATTTGAAGATGGGGATTTTATACTTTTTGGAGCTGAAAGTACAGGTCTTCCGATGTGGCTTATGGAAAGAAATTGGCAAAATGCAATAACAATTCCAATGGGAAAAAATGGAAGAAGTTTAAATTTAGCAATGAGTGTTGGAATAATTGCTTACGAGGCAATTAGACAAAATTTTAGCGAGATTAACTTATGA